The Herbaspirillum sp. RTI4 genome has a segment encoding these proteins:
- a CDS encoding aldehyde dehydrogenase family protein, whose protein sequence is MKTMLIDGRWQAAQDERTIEVLNPCTGEAFTRIARGGQADIVLAVAAARRALDGPWGRMTATERGRLLQKLGQLILDNAEEIAQLEARDTGKPITVARNDIKVVARYFEFYGTAADKVHGEAIPYLDGYNVTLVRVPRGVTAHIIPWNYPAQMFGRSLAPALAMGNATVMKPSEDACLSGIKIGELAMEAGFPPGVLNIVTGYGHEAGAALTAHPGIDFASFVGSPEVGTMVQESTARNHVPCVLELGGKSPQIVFDDVDVEKALPVIVRAIVQNAGQTCSAGSRLLVQESIYDQFVGRVAEAFRAIKVGTPEMDLDCGPIVNKKQFDRVNNFIADAVASGVPLLAEGSLASGVSGQGFFVKPTLFGRVPRDHRLACSEVFGPVLSAISFKDEEDAIALANATEYGLAAGVWTENGGRQARVAQRVLSGQVFINCYGAGGGVELPFGGVKKSGHGREKGLLAMEEMSTTKTIVHYFK, encoded by the coding sequence ATGAAAACAATGTTGATTGATGGCCGCTGGCAGGCCGCGCAAGACGAACGGACTATTGAGGTACTCAACCCCTGTACCGGGGAAGCCTTCACGCGTATTGCACGCGGTGGTCAGGCCGATATTGTTTTGGCGGTGGCTGCAGCACGACGCGCACTGGATGGTCCGTGGGGGCGCATGACGGCCACCGAGCGCGGTCGTCTGTTGCAAAAACTAGGGCAGTTGATTCTCGACAATGCGGAAGAAATCGCGCAACTGGAAGCGCGTGATACGGGTAAGCCGATTACGGTCGCCCGTAACGATATCAAGGTCGTGGCGCGTTATTTCGAGTTTTACGGCACTGCTGCTGACAAGGTGCATGGCGAGGCGATTCCTTATCTGGATGGCTATAACGTGACGCTGGTGCGCGTGCCGCGTGGCGTGACCGCGCACATTATTCCGTGGAATTATCCGGCGCAAATGTTCGGTCGCTCCTTGGCGCCGGCGCTGGCGATGGGCAATGCCACCGTGATGAAGCCTTCGGAAGACGCCTGCCTGAGCGGTATCAAGATCGGTGAGCTGGCGATGGAAGCGGGCTTTCCGCCGGGCGTGTTGAATATCGTTACCGGTTACGGACATGAAGCCGGTGCGGCGTTGACGGCACATCCCGGTATTGATTTCGCCTCGTTTGTCGGTTCGCCGGAAGTCGGCACGATGGTGCAGGAATCGACCGCCCGCAACCATGTTCCTTGTGTTCTGGAACTGGGCGGCAAGTCGCCGCAAATTGTGTTTGACGATGTGGATGTCGAGAAAGCGCTGCCGGTCATCGTGCGCGCCATCGTGCAGAATGCCGGACAGACTTGCTCTGCCGGCAGCCGCTTGCTGGTGCAGGAAAGTATCTACGATCAGTTTGTCGGCCGCGTGGCCGAGGCATTCCGTGCAATCAAGGTCGGTACGCCGGAGATGGATCTGGACTGCGGCCCTATCGTGAATAAAAAACAATTTGACCGTGTGAATAATTTCATCGCCGATGCGGTGGCTTCTGGTGTGCCTTTGCTGGCGGAAGGCAGTCTGGCCAGCGGCGTGTCGGGACAAGGATTTTTTGTCAAACCGACTTTGTTCGGCCGGGTGCCGCGCGATCATCGTCTGGCGTGCAGTGAAGTGTTCGGGCCGGTGCTGTCGGCGATTTCCTTCAAGGATGAAGAGGATGCGATCGCCTTGGCCAATGCAACTGAATACGGTCTGGCTGCCGGCGTCTGGACTGAAAACGGCGGTCGTCAGGCGCGGGTGGCGCAACGCGTGCTGAGTGGTCAGGTCTTCATCAATTGCTATGGCGCGGGTGGTGGGGTCGAATTGCCGTTCGGCGGCGTCAAGAAGAGCGGACACGGCCGTGAAAAAGGTTTGCTGGCGATGGAAGAAATGAGCACCACGAAAACCATCGTTCACTATTTCAAGTAA
- a CDS encoding ABC transporter ATP-binding protein has translation MLKIKQISVRIAGITVLRNIDTEFSAGGLLAIVGRNGAGKTTLLRTVMGLIEPEQGTMEFDGRDLADIPAHGRVALGIGYAPEDRVMFPTFSVEENLRLPCEVLGLSKAEIDRRLEKALVVVPQLKEMLPRSGAALSGGQGKIAALGRALMAGTRLVLLDEPFQGLAPVLALQYGESLRRLREIDAGLCVVVTESNRSLLRDLPDATLTLERGELVPASL, from the coding sequence ATGCTGAAAATTAAACAGATCAGCGTCAGGATCGCCGGTATCACGGTATTGAGAAATATCGACACCGAGTTTTCTGCCGGTGGCTTGCTGGCCATTGTTGGTCGTAATGGAGCGGGTAAAACGACCTTGCTGCGCACGGTGATGGGCCTGATCGAACCGGAACAAGGAACGATGGAATTCGATGGCCGCGATCTGGCTGACATACCGGCACATGGTCGGGTGGCGCTCGGCATTGGTTATGCCCCGGAAGACCGCGTGATGTTCCCTACCTTTAGTGTCGAAGAAAATTTGCGATTGCCGTGTGAAGTGCTCGGCCTGTCCAAAGCGGAAATCGATCGTCGTCTGGAAAAAGCGCTGGTGGTGGTTCCTCAGTTGAAGGAAATGCTGCCGCGTTCGGGCGCGGCCTTATCGGGCGGACAAGGAAAAATTGCCGCACTCGGCAGGGCGCTGATGGCCGGTACGCGTTTGGTGCTGCTGGACGAGCCTTTTCAGGGACTCGCGCCGGTACTGGCCTTGCAATACGGCGAATCGCTACGCCGCTTGCGCGAAATCGACGCAGGATTGTGCGTGGTGGTGACGGAATCGAATCGCAGTCTGTTGCGTGATTTGCCCGATGCCACTTTGACGCTGGAACGCGGTGAGCTGGTACCGGCATCGCTCTGA
- a CDS encoding ABC transporter ATP-binding protein, with amino-acid sequence MSAPLLQTKDLQLAFGGVVVADHINFELHAGERLAVIGQNGAGKTTFINICTGFIRPSGGSVHFDGRDITRLAPRVIVRRGLGRSFQLPQLFLEHTVRDCIRLAAAGRSGSLNIWTPLSRILPEAELEHILEMVSLRDRADDLCSLLPEGQRKLLDIAMALALQPKLLIMDEPTSGVSTEEKHGLMAIIMRVLDEQKITSIFVEHDVDIVSRYATRVAAWIAGKVAADGKPEDVLGNPEIRRHVIGE; translated from the coding sequence ATGAGCGCGCCCTTGTTACAGACCAAGGATTTGCAACTGGCCTTTGGCGGCGTGGTGGTGGCGGATCACATCAATTTTGAATTGCATGCCGGAGAACGGCTGGCAGTGATCGGGCAGAACGGCGCAGGGAAAACCACCTTCATCAATATCTGTACCGGATTTATCCGCCCTAGCGGTGGTTCAGTGCATTTCGATGGACGCGACATTACCCGGCTGGCACCACGCGTGATTGTGCGGCGTGGCCTCGGTCGCTCATTTCAATTGCCGCAGTTATTCCTGGAACATACGGTGCGCGATTGCATCCGTCTGGCAGCAGCAGGTCGCAGCGGAAGTCTCAATATTTGGACCCCTCTCAGCCGGATTTTGCCGGAAGCGGAACTTGAGCACATTCTTGAAATGGTCAGCCTGCGTGACCGTGCTGATGACTTGTGTTCGCTGTTGCCGGAAGGGCAGCGCAAGCTGCTCGATATCGCCATGGCACTGGCTTTGCAACCCAAACTGCTGATCATGGATGAGCCGACCAGCGGTGTTTCCACGGAAGAAAAACACGGTTTGATGGCCATCATCATGCGCGTATTGGACGAGCAAAAAATCACCTCGATTTTTGTCGAACACGATGTGGATATCGTGAGCCGCTATGCCACGCGGGTAGCGGCCTGGATTGCCGGCAAGGTCGCGGCGGATGGTAAGCCGGAAGACGTCCTCGGCAATCCCGAGATTCGTCGTCATGTGATCGGAGAATGA
- a CDS encoding branched-chain amino acid ABC transporter permease: MKQIKIAGLTLVLLALLAPVVWPWLKTPIVIAVSFGIAALGVSILIQAGQLSFGHAMFSCGAGYAVTFIARAWPQLDCALLIVLGAVFGALMGMLIGLFVVRYRAIFFGMLNLALSMVLFSVLGKFYSLTGGTDGIRLARSTFFGMQLERDGFETVLLVVTVMLALGLTLMVQRYLKSIAGQALIAVKTNETRLEYVGLSANRALWIGYVFSAGLCGLSGTIFALMQGLVTPEMGYWVRSGELVFISILGGVSHPIGAFLGAMVFEFVKLYSVALFTGAWQLVLGLVLIGLVFFFPTGLAGLLTRRIGAKTEKESP, encoded by the coding sequence ATGAAGCAAATAAAAATCGCCGGCCTCACGCTTGTCTTGTTGGCTTTGCTGGCACCGGTCGTCTGGCCGTGGTTGAAAACGCCGATTGTGATTGCAGTGAGTTTCGGTATTGCCGCGCTGGGAGTGTCGATTCTGATTCAGGCAGGGCAATTGTCCTTTGGACATGCCATGTTTTCCTGCGGTGCAGGGTATGCCGTCACCTTCATTGCACGCGCCTGGCCGCAGCTTGATTGTGCCTTGCTGATTGTTCTTGGTGCCGTGTTCGGAGCGCTGATGGGGATGCTGATCGGTTTGTTTGTGGTGCGTTACCGTGCCATCTTTTTCGGCATGTTGAATCTGGCTTTATCGATGGTGCTGTTTTCGGTTCTTGGGAAATTTTATAGCCTCACCGGTGGCACCGATGGCATTCGTCTGGCGCGTTCCACTTTCTTCGGCATGCAACTGGAGCGCGATGGTTTTGAAACGGTACTGTTGGTGGTGACCGTGATGCTGGCTCTGGGACTGACTTTAATGGTGCAGCGTTACCTCAAGTCGATTGCAGGACAGGCGTTGATTGCCGTCAAGACCAATGAAACACGACTCGAATATGTCGGCCTTTCAGCCAATCGAGCATTATGGATAGGCTATGTTTTTTCGGCTGGACTGTGCGGCTTGTCGGGCACCATCTTTGCTCTGATGCAGGGTCTGGTCACTCCGGAAATGGGATATTGGGTTCGTTCCGGCGAGTTGGTATTCATCTCTATTCTTGGCGGTGTCAGTCACCCTATCGGTGCTTTTCTGGGCGCGATGGTATTTGAATTCGTCAAACTGTATTCGGTGGCTTTGTTCACTGGGGCATGGCAACTGGTGCTGGGTCTGGTGCTGATTGGTCTGGTGTTTTTCTTTCCTACCGGCCTCGCTGGATTGTTGACGCGGCGTATTGGCGCAAAAACGGAAAAGGAGTCGCCATGA
- a CDS encoding branched-chain amino acid ABC transporter permease: MTRELFLLAVLDGVSYAALLFLVALGMTLVFGVMRILNMAHGSMYAFGGYFAATLGMWAIAANFSPVWSFVWLLLSAVVVGGVMGAVMEIVLLRRIYHKEQVLQLLVTFAAFMIFEDVQRMIWGTQPYFVSDIVNYLGVIDVMGITYTRYQLMVLPGVAIVVFVGLRYFLKYSSIGRQTVAVAHHREVAMAMGIDAKRICLLTFIIGSMLGALGGALASPTTSLVPGIGADMIVLSFAVVATAGLGQIEGTLITALLIGLTRSFAVYLFPEVEVLVPYLIMVLVLLFRPQGLFSVAQARRV; encoded by the coding sequence ATGACGCGCGAATTATTTTTACTGGCGGTGCTGGATGGGGTTTCTTATGCGGCGCTACTGTTTCTGGTAGCGCTGGGCATGACGCTGGTATTTGGCGTCATGCGCATCCTCAACATGGCGCACGGCAGCATGTACGCCTTCGGCGGTTATTTCGCGGCGACCTTAGGCATGTGGGCAATCGCTGCCAATTTCTCTCCGGTGTGGTCGTTCGTGTGGTTGTTGCTGTCTGCTGTCGTGGTGGGTGGGGTCATGGGCGCAGTAATGGAAATTGTGTTGCTGCGCCGGATTTATCACAAGGAACAGGTACTGCAACTGCTGGTGACGTTCGCCGCGTTCATGATTTTTGAAGATGTGCAACGCATGATCTGGGGTACGCAGCCGTACTTCGTCTCGGACATCGTCAATTATCTCGGTGTGATCGATGTGATGGGCATTACTTACACGCGCTATCAGTTGATGGTGTTGCCAGGTGTGGCCATCGTCGTGTTCGTTGGTCTGCGCTACTTTCTCAAATACAGCAGCATTGGTCGGCAGACAGTGGCGGTCGCGCATCATCGTGAAGTGGCGATGGCGATGGGGATTGATGCCAAACGCATTTGTCTGCTGACTTTTATTATCGGCTCCATGCTCGGCGCATTGGGCGGGGCGTTGGCATCACCGACGACCTCGCTGGTGCCGGGCATCGGTGCGGACATGATCGTTCTGTCGTTTGCTGTGGTCGCGACTGCGGGTCTGGGGCAAATCGAGGGGACGTTGATTACTGCTTTGTTGATTGGCCTGACCCGTTCGTTTGCGGTGTATCTGTTTCCCGAAGTGGAAGTGCTGGTGCCGTATCTGATCATGGTGCTGGTCTTGCTGTTCCGGCCGCAGGGTTTGTTTTCCGTTGCTCAGGCGAGGAGGGTGTAA
- a CDS encoding ABC transporter substrate-binding protein — MFTSKITGLVLAAASALAFVQSSAQAQTAKPAELKIGITTFTSGPASVFGVPAKQAAEIYLEALNAAGGINGVKVMPTFIDEGVGGDKMLSEYRRVVQEQGVRVMLGSISSGNCNIVAPVAEDLKVLNIMWDCGTEKVLEDRRFRYVVRTQANATTEMVASVLYLLRQKPDFKTIAVVNQDYAWGRDSWELFSQTLKVLKPDVKVVAELFPKFGASDFSTEISRLQALRPDVILSTSWGGDLDTFVRQSAQRGLIKNSLFVLPLAESSLERLGTTLPDGVIVGARGDHYFLHPELKDDPKLKNFVQKFKAKTGSYPIYSVYHMIQALDGMVSGYDKAIKANKGQWPTTEQVADAMHGLNFRGLTREVKIRADGQGLEDQLLGVTKKTAAYPFPVLDKIEIFPAEMLIAPVGEKSMDWVKTIKPALLKDSRIKTFPPIAN; from the coding sequence ATGTTTACATCAAAGATCACAGGCTTGGTCCTGGCCGCTGCATCCGCACTTGCCTTTGTTCAGTCATCGGCACAGGCACAAACCGCCAAACCGGCGGAACTGAAAATCGGTATCACTACCTTCACTTCTGGCCCGGCTTCGGTATTTGGCGTGCCGGCCAAGCAAGCGGCCGAAATTTACCTGGAAGCGCTCAATGCCGCCGGCGGCATCAATGGTGTGAAAGTGATGCCCACTTTTATCGATGAAGGCGTGGGCGGCGACAAGATGCTGTCGGAATACCGTCGTGTGGTGCAGGAGCAGGGTGTGCGTGTGATGCTGGGTTCGATTTCCAGCGGTAACTGCAACATTGTCGCTCCAGTAGCGGAAGACTTGAAAGTATTGAACATCATGTGGGATTGCGGTACTGAAAAAGTACTGGAGGACCGCCGCTTTCGTTATGTGGTGCGCACGCAAGCCAACGCCACAACGGAAATGGTTGCCAGCGTGTTGTATCTGCTGCGCCAGAAGCCAGACTTTAAAACCATTGCCGTCGTCAATCAGGATTACGCCTGGGGCCGCGATTCGTGGGAGTTGTTTTCGCAAACACTCAAAGTCCTCAAGCCCGATGTGAAGGTGGTCGCTGAGCTGTTCCCGAAATTCGGCGCATCCGATTTTTCGACTGAAATTAGCCGTCTGCAAGCGCTGCGTCCCGATGTGATTCTGTCCACTTCATGGGGCGGCGATCTGGATACTTTTGTCCGTCAATCGGCGCAACGCGGTTTGATCAAGAACTCCTTATTCGTGCTGCCACTGGCCGAAAGTTCGCTGGAACGTCTTGGCACCACCTTGCCAGATGGCGTGATTGTCGGCGCTCGCGGCGATCATTACTTCCTGCATCCTGAATTGAAGGACGATCCCAAGCTGAAAAATTTCGTGCAGAAATTCAAGGCCAAGACCGGTTCTTATCCTATCTATTCCGTCTATCACATGATTCAGGCGCTCGATGGCATGGTGTCCGGTTACGACAAGGCGATCAAGGCCAACAAAGGCCAATGGCCAACGACCGAGCAAGTGGCTGACGCCATGCATGGCCTGAATTTCCGTGGTTTGACGCGTGAAGTGAAAATCCGCGCCGACGGCCAGGGTCTGGAAGATCAATTGCTCGGCGTGACCAAAAAGACCGCAGCCTATCCTTTCCCCGTCCTCGACAAAATTGAAATTTTTCCTGCCGAAATGCTGATTGCGCCTGTCGGTGAAAAATCGATGGATTGGGTAAAGACCATCAAGCCTGCGCTGTTGAAAGATTCACGGATCAAGACCTTTCCACCGATCGCTAATTAA
- a CDS encoding cytochrome P450, with protein MNPTQSASRTCPRTCHQRAITTSTGHPPQGSALTNSDPHYREHPHEILDEIRSAGPAFKDELFQRWIVTNHDTAQRLFKNTAACGKNWEMASEGTWGKTVSARKGKFGMVDADGEEHQRLRNTAANAFSATFTASLQPELERIADELIDRILGLPQFDFIDSIAAPYPNRVMAAVLGITKEDEEKFKRWCEEWALICDPGISPEQHHIAIVASGSLHAYFSEIASARSKEPKDDFISRLVHNGNKNSHSDDRLSSAEIAVICMQLIIAGNITLTDVMGNGLVALLHHPEQMDKLRYRHDLMDKAIEEILRFDPPASEIHRFCREDIQLEELTIRKGQTITSNIAGCNHDPATYVLPHQFDIERTGASHVSFGGGPHRCLGARLARMEIKVVFQKLLEAFPLLKLTQDALERKPAPTFNGYKKIMITTRWLLPE; from the coding sequence ATGAATCCGACTCAATCTGCATCCCGCACTTGCCCACGCACTTGCCACCAACGCGCCATCACCACGTCAACGGGCCACCCGCCACAAGGCAGTGCGCTGACCAACAGCGATCCGCATTACCGCGAACACCCGCACGAAATTCTGGATGAAATAAGAAGCGCAGGACCGGCCTTCAAAGATGAACTCTTTCAACGTTGGATCGTGACGAACCACGATACGGCGCAGCGACTATTCAAAAATACCGCTGCGTGCGGAAAAAACTGGGAAATGGCCTCCGAAGGAACCTGGGGGAAAACGGTCTCTGCCAGGAAAGGAAAATTCGGCATGGTGGATGCCGATGGCGAGGAACACCAGCGCTTGCGCAACACGGCAGCAAATGCCTTTTCAGCCACGTTCACTGCATCCTTGCAGCCGGAACTTGAACGCATTGCGGATGAGCTGATCGACCGCATTCTCGGCCTTCCTCAATTTGATTTCATCGACAGCATTGCCGCGCCGTATCCCAACCGGGTCATGGCGGCAGTACTTGGCATTACGAAGGAAGATGAAGAAAAATTCAAACGCTGGTGCGAGGAATGGGCGCTGATTTGCGACCCTGGAATCAGTCCTGAACAGCACCATATTGCCATCGTGGCGAGTGGCTCGCTCCATGCCTATTTTTCTGAAATCGCCAGTGCCAGAAGCAAGGAACCGAAGGATGATTTCATTTCTCGCCTGGTTCACAACGGTAATAAAAATAGCCACAGCGATGACCGTCTGAGCAGTGCGGAAATTGCCGTAATCTGCATGCAGCTCATTATTGCGGGCAACATCACGCTGACCGATGTCATGGGAAACGGATTAGTCGCGCTACTGCATCATCCCGAACAAATGGACAAATTGCGCTACCGGCATGATCTGATGGATAAAGCGATAGAAGAAATACTGCGCTTCGATCCACCGGCCTCGGAAATTCACCGGTTTTGTCGGGAAGATATCCAACTGGAAGAATTGACGATTCGCAAAGGACAGACGATCACCAGCAATATCGCTGGCTGCAATCACGATCCGGCAACCTATGTTTTGCCTCATCAGTTCGACATCGAACGCACAGGCGCATCGCATGTCAGTTTCGGCGGCGGCCCCCACCGCTGCCTCGGAGCACGTCTCGCCAGGATGGAGATAAAAGTGGTATTCCAAAAATTACTGGAGGCCTTCCCTCTACTAAAACTGACGCAAGATGCGCTGGAACGCAAGCCTGCACCGACGTTCAATGGTTATAAAAAAATCATGATCACCACGCGCTGGTTGTTGCCGGAATAA
- a CDS encoding methyl-accepting chemotaxis protein has translation MQSKSSIKLRLASALGLLSLIGCLIGGMGLIGMRQANRAQSETYNNQLGSAIALAKASILMVRAGFEVEQALADPAPENVKKLSVSAAEMIKSSDVWWQKFMDISKNDVKELELAELTGKRRARLEKEGLLPTIAALSQGLGVTEKIPSGARIPVLLGEMNAANTALNNYQRDLGKANFDKSEKALTTFILVTSLLIAGSVLIALLTWRSLHRAIARPVADVTDHFSRIAAGDLTQSTVARSDDEIGEMVGALMSMQHKLTLTISTVRTGADAIATASAEIATGNMDLSNRTEAQAGSLEETASAMEEITATVKQNADNAMQASHLAVSASAIAVKGGAVVSQVIGTMNSISASSKKIVDIISVIDGIAFQTNILALNAAVEAARAGEQGRGFAVVASEVRSLAQRSAAAAREIKTLINDSVGNVDAGNMLVGQAGEAMTEVVASVQRMTDIVAAISSASQEQSVGIEEVNRAITLMDEVTQQNAALVEQAAAAAHSLQEQAANLSQVVSVFKLEHGGNRQLQRIAA, from the coding sequence ATGCAATCAAAGAGTTCGATCAAGCTGCGTTTGGCGAGTGCGTTAGGGTTGCTGAGTCTGATCGGTTGTCTGATCGGCGGGATGGGACTGATTGGCATGCGACAGGCAAATCGGGCGCAAAGTGAAACGTATAACAATCAGCTCGGTTCCGCGATTGCCCTTGCCAAGGCCAGTATCCTGATGGTGCGCGCCGGATTTGAGGTGGAGCAGGCGCTTGCCGATCCCGCACCGGAAAACGTCAAAAAATTATCTGTCAGTGCCGCCGAGATGATCAAATCCTCCGATGTCTGGTGGCAGAAGTTCATGGATATTTCCAAAAATGATGTGAAAGAACTCGAACTGGCCGAACTCACCGGAAAACGCAGGGCGCGGCTTGAAAAGGAAGGTTTACTACCCACTATCGCCGCTTTATCGCAGGGTCTAGGTGTTACAGAAAAAATACCGTCCGGCGCAAGAATACCGGTGTTGTTGGGCGAGATGAATGCCGCCAACACGGCACTCAACAATTATCAGCGTGATTTGGGCAAGGCTAATTTCGATAAATCGGAAAAGGCGCTGACGACGTTCATCCTCGTTACCTCATTGTTGATTGCGGGGAGTGTATTGATTGCCTTGCTGACGTGGCGCTCACTGCATCGCGCCATTGCGCGGCCGGTAGCCGATGTGACCGATCATTTTTCGAGGATTGCCGCCGGTGATTTGACGCAATCTACCGTTGCTCGGTCCGATGATGAAATCGGGGAAATGGTCGGCGCGTTGATGAGCATGCAGCATAAGCTGACCCTCACTATTTCTACTGTGCGAACCGGTGCCGATGCCATTGCCACGGCATCCGCCGAAATTGCCACAGGCAACATGGATCTGTCCAACCGCACCGAAGCGCAAGCCGGTTCGCTGGAAGAAACGGCTTCTGCGATGGAAGAAATTACCGCGACGGTCAAACAGAATGCGGACAACGCAATGCAGGCCAGCCATCTGGCCGTATCAGCTTCGGCTATCGCAGTGAAAGGTGGTGCCGTGGTGTCGCAAGTGATCGGCACGATGAATTCGATCAGCGCCTCTTCCAAGAAAATCGTCGATATCATCAGTGTGATTGACGGGATTGCATTCCAGACGAATATTCTCGCGCTCAACGCGGCAGTGGAAGCTGCCCGGGCCGGAGAGCAGGGGCGGGGTTTTGCAGTCGTGGCAAGTGAAGTGCGCAGTCTGGCGCAACGCAGTGCGGCAGCGGCAAGAGAAATTAAAACGCTGATTAACGACTCAGTCGGAAATGTCGATGCCGGCAACATGCTGGTCGGACAAGCCGGTGAAGCGATGACGGAGGTGGTCGCGAGTGTGCAACGCATGACTGACATCGTGGCGGCTATTTCCTCGGCCAGTCAGGAGCAAAGCGTGGGGATTGAAGAAGTCAATCGCGCCATTACCCTGATGGATGAGGTCACACAGCAAAATGCAGCGCTGGTCGAACAAGCCGCTGCTGCAGCACATTCGTTGCAGGAACAGGCGGCGAATTTGTCGCAGGTGGTGAGCGTCTTCAAGCTGGAGCATGGTGGAAACCGACAGTTGCAGCGGATTGCGGCCTGA
- a CDS encoding sodium:solute symporter family protein: MQHFGYWDTVIIIAMVIIYIAFTSWLTFKSRSKTSSEFMVGGRAMPAVVVGILLMSEFIGAKSTIGASQGAFESGMAASWSVLSAAVGFPLFGFFLAKKLYNSGEYTISGAISKRYGKSTQLVVSLIMIYALLLVNVGNYVSGAAAIATVLKVDLPLAAFVIAIVSTFYFAFGGLKSVAYVSVLHSTIKYIGVFILLGFALYMTKGITPMVQALPPSYFTWDGKIGTSTIVAYFIGNIGAIFSTQYIIQAISSTKDAKSAQRSTYIAAGLAIPISIALGLIGVAAKYLYPEMKSLYALPVFLQSMNVFVAGFVTVSLVASIFVGVSTVALAISSLVVRDFYAPYFKPTPDQEFRTTRILSVFIGFIPLFFVFFAPGLLHLSFFTRALRLSISIVAMIGFYLPFFGGNRGATLGLLGAAVTTTIWYLLDNPYGIDNMYIALVTPAIVIAIEKLFHWNDGQGTSKINA, encoded by the coding sequence ATGCAACATTTCGGCTATTGGGATACCGTCATCATCATCGCGATGGTAATTATCTACATCGCATTTACTTCCTGGTTAACCTTCAAATCACGTAGCAAAACTTCCAGTGAATTCATGGTCGGTGGCCGCGCTATGCCCGCCGTCGTAGTGGGTATTTTGCTGATGTCTGAATTCATCGGTGCTAAGTCAACTATCGGCGCATCGCAAGGGGCTTTCGAATCGGGTATGGCGGCATCGTGGTCGGTGCTAAGCGCCGCTGTCGGCTTTCCTCTATTCGGATTTTTTCTCGCAAAAAAACTGTACAACTCGGGCGAATACACCATCTCCGGTGCGATTTCCAAGCGTTACGGAAAATCGACTCAGCTCGTGGTGTCGCTGATCATGATTTATGCGCTGCTGCTGGTGAATGTCGGTAATTACGTCAGCGGAGCGGCAGCCATTGCCACCGTGTTGAAAGTCGATCTGCCGCTGGCCGCCTTCGTCATTGCCATCGTCAGTACTTTTTACTTTGCCTTCGGCGGGCTAAAAAGTGTGGCCTACGTATCGGTTCTGCACAGCACAATCAAATACATTGGCGTTTTTATATTGCTCGGTTTTGCGTTATACATGACGAAAGGCATTACGCCGATGGTGCAGGCCTTGCCACCTTCCTATTTCACCTGGGATGGCAAGATCGGCACATCCACGATCGTGGCCTATTTCATCGGCAATATTGGCGCGATTTTTTCCACGCAATACATTATTCAAGCCATTTCTTCGACCAAGGATGCGAAGTCCGCGCAGCGCTCCACATATATTGCCGCAGGCCTGGCGATTCCGATCAGCATTGCATTAGGCTTAATCGGTGTCGCGGCAAAATACCTGTATCCGGAAATGAAAAGCCTGTACGCCTTGCCGGTGTTTTTACAGAGCATGAATGTATTCGTGGCGGGGTTTGTCACGGTGTCGCTGGTAGCCTCGATTTTCGTCGGCGTCAGCACGGTCGCGCTGGCCATTTCATCGCTGGTAGTGCGTGATTTCTATGCGCCATATTTCAAGCCGACTCCAGATCAGGAATTTCGCACCACTCGCATCCTGTCTGTATTTATCGGCTTTATCCCTTTGTTTTTTGTATTCTTCGCGCCAGGTCTATTGCACTTATCGTTCTTCACACGCGCTTTGCGTTTGTCGATTTCCATTGTGGCAATGATCGGCTTCTATTTACCGTTTTTTGGCGGCAATCGTGGCGCAACTCTGGGTTTGCTTGGTGCCGCAGTGACTACCACCATTTGGTATCTGCTGGATAACCCATACGGCATCGACAATATGTACATCGCATTGGTCACGCCCGCTATCGTCATCGCCATAGAAAAATTATTTCATTGGAATGATGGACAGGGAACGTCAAAAATAAATGCATAA